A genomic window from Pseudobacteroides sp. includes:
- a CDS encoding transcriptional coactivator p15/PC4 family protein, with protein sequence MADFWDKEELIGKLGKNSREEIQIKVVEKKDKKYIDIRTFWYDSNADDYRPSQKGVAIPFESLEELKKYIGSIE encoded by the coding sequence ATGGCAGATTTTTGGGATAAGGAAGAATTAATTGGAAAGCTGGGCAAAAACAGCCGCGAGGAAATTCAAATAAAGGTAGTTGAGAAAAAGGATAAGAAATACATCGACATTAGAACTTTCTGGTATGACAGCAATGCCGATGATTATAGACCAAGTCAAAAAGGTGTGGCAATACCCTTTGAAAGCCTTGAGGAACTAAAAAAATATATCGGCTCCATTGAATAA